The sequence ATTTGAGGCTTTTGGGCAAGTCACATCGGTAAACATCATTAAGGATAGGTACAGCGGCGAATCTAGAGGTTTTGGGTTTGTTGAGATGGCAACGAAATCTGAGGCCCAGGCTGCAATCAACGGGCTTAATGGAACATCACTGGGAGAGCGAACTCTCAGTGTTAGTGAGGCACGCCCTCGCTCCGAAGGCGGCAGGAAGCCCTATGGTGGTGGTGGG comes from Caldisericota bacterium and encodes:
- a CDS encoding RNA-binding protein gives rise to the protein MNIYVGNLSREVAEDELRQAFEAFGQVTSVNIIKDRYSGESRGFGFVEMATKSEAQAAINGLNGTSLGERTLSVSEARPRSEGGRKPYGGGGFGGGGRRRRY